A region of Rhinoraja longicauda isolate Sanriku21f chromosome 31, sRhiLon1.1, whole genome shotgun sequence DNA encodes the following proteins:
- the LOC144608319 gene encoding alpha-1-acid glycoprotein-like, translated as MASLTLVIFLAASLIQLSAPGPSNCKKLQPKKIDLKSQAFSGKWYLLRWATQYEPYRKEFGHVDNAYFVNSPVVRMNKTLMKGYMRIGDECISEIEAYRLSNNGIDFTCEAKPFMVFRILNTKIRTSLLFHMQEKREGRIFHTISLYGRNPIAMENELKIFDEQVQCVGMKSDKIVVPSRLKGECSPQDTVEAIK; from the exons ATGGCTTCCCTCACCCTGGTGATCTTCCTCGCTGCCAGCCTGATCCAGTTGTCTGCTCCTGGTCCATCCAACTGTAAGAAGCTCCAGCCGAAAAAAATCGACCTGAAGAGTCAGGCG TTCTCTGGCAAGTGGTACTTACTGCGCTGGGCAACACAGTATGAGCCTTATCGAAAGGAGTTTGGCCACGTGGACAATGCATACTTTGTGAACTCACCTGTTGTGCGAATGAACAAAACATTGATGAAGGGCTACATGCGAAT AGGAGACGAATGCATCTCGGAGATAGAGGCCTACCGCTTGTCAAATAATGGCATAGATTTCACCTGTGAAG CCAAACCATTTATGGTGTTCAGAATTCTCAACACCAAGATTCGAACTTCCTTGCTTTTCCACATGCAAGAGAAGAGAGAAGGCAGAATCTTCCACACAATCTCCCTCTACG GTCGAAATCCTATTGCAATGGAGAATGAATTGAAGATCTTTGACGAGCAGGTGCAATGTGTGGGAATGAAGAGTGATAAAATTGTAGTCCCATCTCGACTGAAG GGTGAGTGCAGCCCACAAGACACAGTGGAAGCCatcaaatga